A single window of Pyxicephalus adspersus chromosome 10, UCB_Pads_2.0, whole genome shotgun sequence DNA harbors:
- the CHST3 gene encoding carbohydrate sulfotransferase 3: MDRLQFLPMDLRDVLRTIRLKAKYALFLVLVVVLVIIEKENKIISKVSDKLNLKQMPQNIFEINSTYSNMVYAENGSLISLSELDSAFFQFRKRLANVTLQFGGSNAFLSDIPKTSRKHILLMATTRTGSSFVGEFFNQQGNIFYLFEPLWHIERTVTFESIGANAVGSAIVYRDVLQQLLLCDLHILENFISPPPEDHLTRFMFRRGSSKSLCEDPVCTPFVKKAFEKYHCKNRRCGPLNMTLAMEACMKKDHVAIKAVRIRQLEFLKTLVEDPRLDMRIIQLVRDPRAVLASRMIAFSGKYELWKKWALEGAAPIPEDEVQKLRGNCDSIRLSAELGMSQPKWLQGRYMLMRYEDIARFPLQKAKEMYEFAGITLTPQVEEWIIKNTQASQDNSGIYSTQKNSSEQFEKWRFSIPFKLAQVVQEVCEPAMRLFGYKLASDIETLTNRSISLLEDRVNFWIT; encoded by the exons ATGGATAGATTACAGTTCTTGCCCATGGACCTAAGAGATGTACTGAGGACCATCAGGTTGAAGGCCAAATATGCTCTTTTCCTGGTTTTGGTGGTGGTGCTGGTTATAATTGAGAAAGAGAACAAGATCATCTCAAA AGTGTCGGATAAACTTAACCTGAAGCAGATGCCACAGAACATTTTTGAGATAAACAGCACATATTCCAATATGGTCTATGCAGAAAATGGCTCGCTGATATCGCTGAGTGAACTGGATTCTGCTTTTTTTCAGTTCAGAAAACGTTTGGCAAATGTTACACTGCAGTTTGGAGGAAGTAATGCATTTCTTTCGGACATTCCAAAAACTTCTCGAAAACATATACTTCTCATGGCCACAACACGTACTGGTTCATCTTTTGTGGGCGAGTTCTTCAACCAGCAAGGcaatatcttttatttgtttgaacCTCTTTGGCACATTGAAAGAACTGTGACATTTGAATCTATTGGTGCCAATGCAGTCGGTTCAGCAATTGTGTACAGAGATGTTCTTCAACAACTTCTTCTGTGTGATCTTCACATTTTAGAGAACTTTATCTCTCCACCTCCTGAAGACCATCTTACTAGGTTTATGTTCCGTAGGGGCTCGAGCAAGTCCTTATGTGAAGATCCAGTATGCACCCCTTTTGTTAAAAAAGCCTTTGAGAAATACCATTGCAAGAATCGCCGGTGTGGCCCTTTGAATATGACACTGGCAATGGAGGCATGCATGAAAAAAGATCATGTTGCTATAAAAGCAGTACGAATTAGACAACTGGAGTTCCTAAAAACTCTTGTAGAAGATCCTCGTCTTGATATGAGAATCATACAACTTGTGCGTGACCCCAGAGCTGTTTTGGCGTCACGCATGATAGCTTTCTCTGGAAAATATGAATTGTGGAAAAAATGGGCTTTGGAAGGTGCCGCCCCCATACCTGAAGATGAAGTTCAAAAACTAAGGGGTAACTGTGACAGCATTCGTTTGTCTGCAGAACTGGGCATGAGCCAACCCAAATGGCTTCAAGGAAGGTATATGCTGATGCGATATGAAGACATAGCTAGGTTTCCTCTTCAAAAGGCCAAAGAAATGTATGAGTTTGCGGGAATCACACTTACTCCACAAGTAGAAGAATGGATTATCAAAAACACACAGGCATCCCAGGATAATAGTGGTATCTATTCTACCCAAAAGAACTCCTCAGAACAATTTGAGAAGTGGCGTTTCAGCATACCCTTTAAACTAGCCCAGGTGGTACAGGAAGTCTGTGAACCTGCTATGAGATTGTTTGGCTACAAATTAGCAAGTGACATAGAGACACTTACAAATCGATCTATCAGTTTGCTTGAAGACAGGGTTAATTTTTGGATAACGTAA